One Saccharomyces eubayanus strain FM1318 chromosome XVI, whole genome shotgun sequence DNA segment encodes these proteins:
- the NIP100 gene encoding Nip100p, which yields MHNARVQDNLHEQEICLQDWVWVNEMKGQVKFIGETKFAKGIWYGIELIKPLGKNDGSVKGIRYFFMDEAKTALNGAYYGLFCKREALQLYNLTYNANGMLRDDGTLQETIKELQTERELLISKLKEGESGKKKMAEYKAAIKRLSMSETDLLSKIHELDRLVEALKFENNDMKIRLENFNKILDPPNETVGPNADESALWERNLILQEMLEQTKMSYNENMKVQEELLEENTQLLEENAVLSKKISDLSPKLQQSNNIISDLTLQVEAQSKSSNIVERLTNDNVLLTSNLKALNVQLEELRTREKLDENLRITYVELEQELTLQLISMQSALEKKQNFADQCTEENERLNAMLKSSESQATHKFQSLELKVNTLQEELYQNKLLKSLYKMYEPFTQQNMWALSSQLQYLAEVIDGENIRSSPIENIEAYTILTVLSHISYALYTHSLENAIKNLGTITQSFKVNNVQLSMWQSEFLQRKFSPKQEIISSINCFLKENKFLDNDVTLILKTLHSIFEIITPKLLAVLKDSTNSNEDDGLSLISSLYEASFSVTADIDTFLEKNEASGGNKTLLLSPACDLTLSSILSTYFSNPVFLNQDFERLRACAIEELTTFFSRIEDLLENKIVFTEHVSQSSADAEDTNDSTEEKSPNSLVSGRLDAENIYLKEELLRKENLLTELKTKIEVISGRDSERKNLERIITGLQKELNDKNEENRCHSEMLSELKDENTNLRSCLKNMELDLYQVEGNNNLNRMCLDREKVDRMNLVSEIMGLRETIKRQLKDTKPATIDLSWLEESPSLKNEGRSKGDIHRGLNIYRIEMADSVNNSRVLDLNFGHSLKGDELSYEIDCSYIAYLKHKRKNIRLKLQNIVTKKE from the coding sequence ATGCACAATGCCCGTGTTCAAGATAATCTtcatgaacaagaaatatgTTTACAGGATTGGGTTTGGGTTAATGAGATGAAGGGGCAGGTGAAGTTTATTGGGGAGACAAAATTTGCTAAAGGTATATGGTACGGCATTGAATTAATTAAACCATTGGGAAAGAATGATGGAAGTGTGAAAGGTATTCGTTACTTCTTTATGGATGAGGCTAAAACTGCTTTAAATGGTGCTTATTACGgtcttttttgtaaaagagAGGCATTACAATTGTACAATCTAACCTATAACGCAAACGGTATGCTAAGGGATGATGGAACATTGCAGGAAACAATTAAAGAGCTACAAACAGAACGTGAATTGTTGATCTCTAAACTGAAAGAAGGTGAATcggggaaaaaaaagatggcCGAATATAAAGCTGCCATTAAGAGGCTAAGCATGAGTGAAACTGATTTATTATCCAAAATTCATGAACTGGACAGATTAGTCgaagctttgaaatttgaaaacaatgataTGAAGATCCGTttagaaaatttcaataaaattctAGACCCTCCAAATGAAACGGTAGGACCGAATGCAGACGAGAGCGCATTATGGGAAAGAAACCTTATTCTTCAGGAAATGCTTGAACAAACGAAGATGTCATATAACGAAAACATGAAGGTTCAAGAGGAGTTGCTTGAGGAAAATACCCAGttattggaagaaaatgcagtattatccaaaaaaatatcagaTTTAAGTCCAAAACTGCAACAGTCCAATAATATAATTAGCGATCTCACCCTTCAAGTCGAGGCCCAAAGCAAATCCTCTAATATCGTCGAAAGGCTGACGAACGATAATGTTTTACTTACAAGTAATTTGAAAGCTTTAAACGTTCAATTGGAGGAATTGCGCACAAGAGAGAAacttgatgaaaatttaaGAATCACCTATGTAGAActtgaacaagaattgACACTACAACTGATTAGTATGCAATCTGcgttggaaaagaaacagaattTTGCAGATCAATGtactgaagaaaatgaaagattGAATGCTATGTTGAAGTCGTCAGAATCACAGGCAACtcataaatttcaaagtcttGAGTTAAAAGTGAATACTCTACAAGAAGAACTGTATCAAAATAAACTGCTTAAAAGTCTTTACAAAATGTATGAGCCATTTACGCAACAAAATATGTGGGCTCTTTCTTCTCAGTTACAGTATTTAGCCGAAGTAATAGATGGCGAAAACATTAGAAGTTCCcctattgaaaatattgaagcCTATACGATTTTGACCGTTTTGAGTCATATCAGTTATGCACTATACACTCATTCACTGGAAAATGCTATCAAAAATCTGGGGACAATAACCCAAAGCTTCAAGGTAAATAACGTTCAACTCTCTATGTGGCAGAGTGAGTTTTTACAACGAAAGTTTTCACCCAAACAAGAAATCATTTCTTCTattaattgttttttaaaagaaaacaagttTCTGGATAATGACGTGACTTTGATACTCAAAACACTTCACTCgatctttgaaattatCACTCCGAAGCTGCTGGCAGTTTTAAAAGATAGTACTAATTCAAATGAGGATGATGGGCTGTCTCTTATTAGTTCATTATATGAAGCGTCATTCTCAGTCACAGCCGATATTGAcacatttcttgaaaaaaacgaagCTTCAGGGGGAAACAAAACTTTGCTTCTAAGTCCTGCTTGCGATCTGACTTTGTCATCTATTTTATCGACATATTTTTCGAATCCGGTTTTCTTAAATCAGGATTTTGAACGTTTACGTGCATGTGCTATAGAAGAATTGACGACATTCTTTTCCCGAATAGAGGATCTCctagaaaataaaattgtATTCACTGAACATGTCAGCCAATCATCAGCTGACGCAGAGGATACCAATGATAGTACGGAGGAAAAATCTCCAAATTCCTTAGTAAGTGGCCGTTTGGATGCAGAGAATATTTATCTCAAAGAGGAATTGCTTcgaaaggaaaatttgTTAACTGAGCTGAAGACTAAAATTGAAGTCATTTCTGGACGGGATTCGGAAAGGAAAAACCTGGAACGGATTATCACTGGATTACAGAAAGAGTtgaatgataaaaatgagGAGAATCGTTGCCATTCTGAAATGCTCAGTGAActtaaagatgaaaatacCAATCTACGAAgttgtttgaaaaatatggaACTAGACCTTTATCAAGTAGAGGGCAATAACAACCTAAATCGAATGTGCCTAGATAGAGAGAAAGTTGATAGGATGAACTTGGTTTCTGAGATCATGGGATTAAGAGAAACCATTAAACGACAACTAAAAGATACTAAACCCGCAACTATTGATCTAAGCTGGTTGGAAGAGTCCCCAAGTCTCAAAAACGAGGGGCGATCGAAAGGTGATATTCATCGCGGATTAAATATTTACAGGATTGAAATGGCAGATTCTGTTAATAACTCGCGGGTCTTGGATTTAAACTTTGGTCATTCTTTGAAAGGAGATGAACTATCATATGAAATTGACTGCTCTTATATTGCTTATTTGAAACACAAGAGGAAAAACATACGCCTTAAGCTACAGAACATTgttacaaaaaaagaatga
- the SPT14 gene encoding phosphatidylinositol N-acetylglucosaminyltransferase SPT14: MAFNIAMLCDFFYPQLGGVEFHIYHLSQKLIDLGHSVIIITHAYKDRVGVRHLSNGLKVYHVPFFVIFRETTFPTVFSTFPIIRNILLREEIQIVHSHGSASTFAHEGILHANTMGLRTVFTDHSLYGFNNLTSIWVNKLLTFSLTNIDRVICVSNTCKENMIVRTELKPDIISVIPNAVVSEDFKPRDPDNNSERKQGKDKIVIVVIGRLFPNKGSDLLTRIIPKVCSTHEEVEFIVAGDGPKFIDFQQMIETYRLQKRVQLLGSVAHEKVRDVLCQGDIYLHASLTEAFGTILVEAASCNLLIVTTQVGGIPEVLPNDMTVYAEETSVSDLVQATNKAIDIIRSKTLDTSSFHDRVSKMYDWMDVAQRTVSIYTDISSTSSTDDKDWMKMVANLYKRKGIWAKHLYLLCGIVEYMLFFILEWLYPRNEIDIAPKWPKKTKSNEGVEVEAKAKKI, translated from the exons ATGGCCTTTAATATAGC AATGCTGTGTGACTTTTTCTATCCGCAATTAGGTGGAGTGGAAtttcatatatatcatttGTCGCAAAAGCTAATAGATTTAGGTCATTCCGTGATCATTATTACACATGCTTATAAAGATCGAGTAGGCGTACGGCATCTTTCAAACGGGCTGAAGGTCTATCACGTACCATTTTTCGTAATTTTTAGAGAGACTACTTTCCcaacagttttttcaactttcccaataataagaaatatCCTTCTTAGAGAGGAGATCCAGATTGTTCATTCTCATGGTAGCGCTTCCACATTTGCCCATGAGGGGATCCTGCATGCCAATACGATGGGATTAAGAACTGTCTTCACAGACCATTCACTTTATGGTTTCAATAATCTAACCTCGATTTGGGTGAACAAGTTattaactttttctttaacaaatATAGATAGGGTTATCTGTGTTTCCAATAcatgcaaagaaaatatgaTTGTTAGAACAGAATTGAAACCAGATATTATTTCCGTGATTCCGAACGCAGTGGTCAGTGAAGATTTTAAGCCAAGAGACCCTGATAATAACAGCGAGAGAAAGCAGGGTAAAGATAAGATAGTGATTGTAGTTATTGGAAGACTCTTTCCGAATAAAGGGTCTGATTTGCTTACTCGTATCATTCCAAAAGTTTGCTCCACACATGAAGAAGTAGAATTTATAGTTGCTGGTGATGGTCCCaaattcattgattttcaacaaatgaTTGAAACTTATAGACTGCAAAAACGTGTTCAACTTTTGGGATCCGTTGCTCATGAAAAGGTAAGAGATGTTTTGTGTCAAGGCGATATATATTTGCATGCTAGTTTGACAGAAGCATTTGGTACAATTCTAGTAGAGGCTGCATCCTGCAATTTACTGATTGTAACAACCCAGGTTGGGGGTATTCCAGAGGTGCTACCCAATGACATGACGGTTTATGCCGAAGAGACATCTGTTTCAGATCTCGTCCAGGCAACAAATAAAGCTATCGACATTATAAGAAGCAAAACTTTGGACACATCTTCTTTTCACGATAGAGTGTCCAAAATGTACGACTGGATGGATGTAGCCCAAAGGACAGTTAGTATATACACCGATAtttcttctacttcttccacagatgataaagattggatgaagatggtggcaaatctttacaaaagaaagggCATTTGGGCTAAACATTTATATCTGTTATGTGGTATTGTAGAGTAcatgcttttttttattctagAGTGGTTATACCcaagaaatgaaattgatATAGCTCCCAAATGGccgaagaaaacaaaatctaACGAGGGAGTGGAAGTGGAAGcgaaagcaaagaaaatttag
- the TRE1 gene encoding Tre1p, translated as MVNTRGYTAVPNVEQPTSNSQDVPTTPVSEPDMEMPIEPPVYVEEMGVEEPRVSEAFSEKVQRFRICFENNVVIPVKEKVVDPLAQIMSLMSEKFDLILSKCGNVLVMKRIFYLVLMSIVTALIISSDKLPNGTARGSSGLFSDHELLLQYAKKSIDLSKIERDLEYISSMPHMSGTSGDAAVRHYIRESFDKNGIKLAGEEEFMAYSNYPGNASLYVYPRGNSEGFGIPLNEENFNPMSRNGEFRNTAVIYGNKASLDDMVSLKDGGVLNGDFILLLHYGDYVFQQMMRAQEYGAKAVIFISEPYKDNKDVVQMKSVALPQNGTGDALTPEWEGSIRDPIDVDDARYLPKIPSIPISTNQGEKILSTLSDTGVKFSNNLYSGSPNDCLIDLLVETATRERHPVHDIVGKIEGSEQNGMAIVISAPRNSVSFGTTYPSFGTVVLLSLIQLYQEMVYKFDWKPLRNIYFISFGGSEFNEAGATELMEKRAEVLKNEIYTLIDVGQVGIWDDSNILDVQCHPLLADFFQKNGTSRGLDVQVDNIHQFGDWTPYLARGMPVAIISSPSVMNRKLPIGTVEDTFEAVKDTLRDKNKGEMLSEMMLYLVEKSLELIDDPMIPFSVSNYADFLSNTLKGIQKECPDTVNFDEVFSGTALWKNTELQFNTWKSGWADLMYGSSTSIEPTIIAINRWSWNYLLSRIGITQCLEKGLPERTFYKNVILGPKLWVQKDDPLRSWTFPEIRDSIAIKDWVSVQEQLNALGTMLQNTARYFLGNKNLREINTNNY; from the coding sequence ATGGTAAATACTAGAGGTTACACGGCAGTCCCAAACGTTGAACAGCCAACCAGTAACTCACAAGATGTGCCGACTACACCCGTATCTGAGCCTGATATGGAAATGCCAATAGAGCCTCCCGTATATGTAGAAGAGATGGGCGTAGAAGAACCTCGGGTATCGGAAGCCTTTAGTGAAAAAGTTCAACGGTTCCGAATATGTTTCGAAAATAATGTAGTGATTCCAGTGAAGGAAAAGGTAGTGGATCCACTAGCGCAAATAATGTCTCTGATGTCTGAAAAgtttgatttgattttgagcAAGTGTGGTAATGTTTTGGTAATGAAAAGGATATTTTACCTTGTGTTAATGTCTATTGTGACAGCTTTGATCATCTCCAGTGATAAATTACCCAATGGAACAGCCCGGGGTTCAAGTGGATTATTCTCAGACCACGAACTCCTACTACAGTACGCCAAGAAGTCTATTGACCTTTCAAAGATAGAGAGAGATTTGGAGTATATTAGTAGTATGCCTCACATGTCAGGAACAAGCGGAGATGCAGCTGTTCGACATTACATCAGAGAatcatttgataaaaatggtATAAAGCTGGCTGGAGAGGAAGAATTCATGGCATATTCGAATTATCCAGGAAACGCTTCACTTTACGTGTACCCGAGGGGTAATTCAGAAGGATTTGGCATCCCAttaaatgaagaaaatttcaacCCAATGAGTCGCAATGGTGAATTCAGAAACACAGCCGTAATCTATGGTAACAAAGCATCATTGGACGATATGGTTTCTCTAAAAGATGGGGGGGTCTTAAACGGAGACTTCATTTTACTTTTACATTACGGAGATTATGTTTTCCAGCAAATGATGAGGGCGCAGGAGTATGGCGCTAAAGCGgttatcttcatttctgAACCATACAAAGATAACAAAGATGTGGTACAAATGAAATCTGTTGCCTTACCTCAAAACGGTACTGGTGACGCACTTACGCCCGAGTGGGAAGGGTCCATTAGGGACCCGATTGATGTCGATGACGCTAGATATCTGCCCAAGATTCCATCAATACCGATATCTACTAATCAAGGCGAAAAAATTCTATCTACATTATCTGACACTGGTGTGAAATTTTCGAACAATTTATATAGTGGGTCTCCCAATGACTGTCTAATCGATCTGCTGGTGGAAACAGCGACTAGGGAACGACATCCGGTTCACGACATAGTGGGTAAAATTGAAGGGTCAGAGCAAAACGGAATGGCAATTGTTATTTCCGCGCCAAGGAACTCTGTTAGCTTTGGTACTACGTATCCTTCTTTTGGGACTGTTGTCTTGTTATCTCTAATTCAATTGTATCAAGAAATGGTTTACAAATTCGACTGGAAACCCTTAAGAAATATTTACTTCATTTCCTTTGGTGGTTCAGAGTTTAATGAAGCAGGAGCCACAGAATTGATGGAGAAGAGAGCAGAAGTACTGAAGAATGAAATATACACCCTAATCGACGTAGGCCAGGTTGGCATATGGGATGATAGTAACATTTTGGACGTACAATGCCATCCGTTACTAGCAgactttttccaaaagaatgGTACCAGCCGTGGTCTCGATGTTCAGGTGGATAACATTCATCAGTTCGGTGACTGGACGCCGTACCTGGCACGGGGAATGCCCGTTGCCATTATTTCATCGCCTAGTGTGATGAACAGAAAGCTTCCTATAGGCACCGTAGAAGATACGTTCGAAGCCGTCAAGGATACATTGCGAGATAAAAATAAGGGTGAAATGCTCTCTGAAATGATGCTCTAtcttgttgaaaaatcacTCGAGCTCATCGACGACCCAATGATCCCATTCAGTGTATCAAATTACGCAGATTTCCTTTCAAATACCTTGAAGGGTATTCAGAAAGAGTGTCCCGATACCGTGAACTTTGACGAGGTATTTTCAGGTACGGCGCTATGGAAAAACACCGAACTACAGTTCAATACGTGGAAGAGCGGGTGGGCGGACCTAATGTATGGTAGCAGCACTTCTATAGAGCCCACCATCATAGCCATTAACCGTTGGTCGTGGAACTACTTACTGTCCCGGATTGGTATCACCCAGTGCTTGGAGAAAGGGTTACCGGAAAGGACGTTTTACAAGAACGTTATCCTCGGTCCCAAGCTCTGGGTGCAGAAAGATGACCCACTTCGCTCATGGACTTTTCCTGAAATCAGAGATTCTATTGCCATCAAAGACTGGGTTTCCGTACAGGAACAACTCAACGCCTTAGGCACGATGTTGCAGAACACAGCTCGTTATTTCCTTGGGAACAAAAACCTCCGCGAAATAAACACTAATAATTACTAG